Part of the Musa acuminata AAA Group cultivar baxijiao chromosome BXJ3-10, Cavendish_Baxijiao_AAA, whole genome shotgun sequence genome, GTGCCTCCTTTGACACCACTAACGCAAAAGGATTTTTCGCCTTCTCACTCGGCGTTCTTATCCTCTCCACCTTTTTCCATCGTAACAGGCAAGCAGATTCTTCAAAGCCAGGGAATGCATGTCGTCCAACTTCCCTCGACCGAAGGATCGGTTCGTGTTCGTCGCCATCTCTAATCCTACGGGCAAATGAGATGAGAAATTGTCGAACAGAATATGATCTCGAGTCGCATTGGTGCTTCCATCCGATTCTACCGGACAGGACAATTCAAGAGACCGGAGAAGATACCGATAATTGCGCAGCCACACAGTTACTACAACATGACCACAAACGTCTGTCGATGGATATAGATTCTACCACGTCGAACACGCAAGCCGCCCAAGGCGGAAAGACTATATATGGGGGTGGTAAGTGGAGTACATCCCCATGACACCAGAAAACCTCGGCTCTCTATCCTACTTGAGTTCTTCTGCGTACTAATGAGCAGGGAAAGGGATCCTTTGGTGGTGGGCAGGGTGATCGGTGATGTTATCGACCCCTTCGTCAGAACCACCACACTTGGTGTTAGCTACGGATCTAGGAAGGTCACCAATGGCCGCGAGTTCAAGCCCTCCCAGGTGGTCAACCAACCCAGGGTTGAGGTCGGAGGACATGACCTCAGAAGCCTTTACACCCTCGTAAGACCGTCGGTACATGCGATCAAAGTCAAAAAGCCTCGTGCTCCTTGTTTCTAGGGTTTCTCACGGTCTACGCAATGCAGGTGATGGTTGACCCAGATGCTCCGAGTCCGAGTGAACCAAACCTTAGGGAATACCTCCAATGGTAATAATTAACCTACTTGTCTTCTTCGTCGAGCAGCTCCATGTATGCGACGCTTGTAGTGATCATGATTCGTGCAGGTTAGTGACGGATATTCCTGGTACCACAGGAGCAACCTTCGGTGAGATGCGCATCGAACAGAGGACTGTTCTCAAATCTCGCAGTCATAATGTTTGCTCGTAAGTGTATATAGATATTTCCCTGGTTCTGTTGTGCAGGACAGGAGGTGATCAGCTACGAAAGTCCAAGGCCAACTCTGGGGATCCATCGCTTCGTGTTCGTCCTCTTCCTGCAGCTGGGACGGCAGACGGTGTACACCCCGGGCTGGCGGCAAAACTTCAACACCAGGGACTTCGCCGAGCTCTACAACCTCGGCTCGCCTGTGGCTGCCGTCTACTTCGACTGTCAGAGAGAGTCCGGCTCAGGTGGGAGGAGGATGTATCCCATGTAGCTGCTACTCGCCACTTGAACACTACTCTATCACTCTATCCATCTTGATTTAGCTGGGAACAACCGACATACGTATGTATCTGACTACATGCCCACATCATAGCTTATGATAGGTGGTGACATCCCATGAATGGAGATGCACCTTCATACAATAATAACAAAATGGTAAGTTGTGGTTATTTAAAGTAAACTATATGCATTTTATCATAGctgtaaaaaattatatatttagtcatatttaaagtgtttatattttttatttataacttatattaaggattttagatatttttttatcTCTCATATACTTATAATACTAATATTCGGAGGTCTTCTTCTTAACACAAGCTcatattatcataaataattttttttttaattttatcttcTATCGAAGTGATACCTAattgtttataaataaaaaaatttagtgtatataaatatatattaaaattgttaAAAATTTGGATAGGGTTTATCGAATCCCTCGAAGAAGATTGAtgtttaaatttatataaaaaataatattgcatGAAGAAAATTAGGAGATATTCTATCTCTCATCTACTCGTAATACTAATATTCGGAGATGCACATATCCATattatcatatataattttttctcatcttatcctctatcgaaacaatatataattatttaaaataaagttTTTTGATATATATAGAGATATATTAACATTGTTAAAAATTTAGATAGGGTTTATCGAATCCCACGTAAGATTGatgtttaaatttataaaaaaaataatattgtaaGAAAAAAATGAGGAGATCTTCTATCTCTCATCTATTCGTAATACTAATATTCGGATATCTTCTCGGCACATATCCATattatcatatataattttttttcatcttatcctctatcgaaacGATACATAattgtttaaaatatttttttttggtatatATAGAGATATATTAATATTGTTAAAAATTTGGATAGGGTTTATCGAATCCCTCATGAGATTGatgtttaaatttataaaaaaaatacaatatTGCAAGAAGAAAATGAGGAGTCTAATGGTGACACAATAATAAATGCAcggataaaaaaatgaaaaataaaggaAACGTGGAAGAACAATCTGATTTGATACCTCTACTTGAACAGCTATTATTCCATGGCTTCTTTAGACCGATCAAATCATGGCCGCTACAGATACCCACATTATGGGGCGTCAAGAAAGGATTAGATAAAAGCAGATCCCTTTGTAGAACAACAGCAAGGAATTTGATATCCTCGTCAAGATGGTGTTTTATATACGAGAGCAAAACGCACCCAGCAATCGTAATCAGATGCAACCCTTGGTTTGCTTAAATATAGACAGCAGACAGAGCGAATCCCCTCGTTCAACCCTCATCTGAGAAAACAGTAGCAGATTTATCATACATTATCTGGATTAGTATGAATTAATTGGTAGCGTTTTGGACACTCAACTGAAAGGAGGAATTAAAACCAATTTTTTTGTGCGTGCACATTATCTATAAGACCGTAAGCCCAATGCGTCATGAGAGAGATTTCTATGTTATACATGCTATACTTTATGCATGATTCTGATCTATCATAAACTGAATCATGGATTCAATTAAGTCTCTTGCCCATCAAGCATGGACGACAAGAGATCAAACGAAAGGAGAAATTGTGCATGCGTAAGCAAGGAAGGAGATAAATGAATATAGAAATGATGGGTTTTTGTTGTAAGCATACATATAAATGAAATATCCATCGAAAGAATATGAAACTAAATAAATCAGAATTAGAACATGTACCGTGTGAGCTGTTGGAACAGTGGTATCGGTCGAAAGTGTTCGAGCCAATGAATGAAGCACATATATGGTTCTTGACGTTCTCATGGTTGGTCTGGCCTTGTCCCGACAGTAAATTTTGTGCTGGCCAATGACAACTACACGGCTTACAAGTCTGTTTATTTTCATCGGCCAAGGTGGGCCTTTGATCCTTCAAATGAATCTCCACTTGGCCAATGAGAACTCGACAGCCACTGAGATAATGACAGTACGATTGGTTGAAGATTCCCATGGTTCCCTTCTTTTCATCTATCTGCGCACATCAACCATAAGGTCACTGGAGACAAGAAATGATGAAGACGTCCATGGCGCAGTGCCTACAGGAGGTCTAAAGCTCATGGTATCACAAACcaatagtctctctctctctctctctctctctctctctcaggtttGTCACCTCTTGATCACTCCAGGATGCTCCTTTGTGAGTGTAGAAAGATTGAATGAGTCTTATGAAATATTCCTGTAAAAGAGCTGCTATATATTGGCTTTCTTGGaacttttgagctcagaatttacccctcttctccttctcatccttccttccctctctctctctgaccaTTTGCacctcgagagagagagagagagagaggtcatgcAAAGAGATTCTTTGACTGTTGGTAGAGTGATTGGGGATGTTCTGGATCCCTTCACGAGAAGCGTACCTCTCAGGGTGACATACAACTCCAGGGAGGTCACCAATGGATGCGAGTTTAAGCCATCAGCTGTGGTTGAGCAGCCCAGAGTAGAGGTCGGAGGAACTGACCTCAGGATCTTCTACACGCTTGTAAGTTACCTCTCTCATCTAAAAGATGCAAACCATGTACCCAGCGAAGTCGCTAGTTGTTTCATTGCTATCTGCTCATCTTTGGACTAGAGATCTATACGGTTTACACATGTATTCTTCAGATCATGGTAGACCCAGATGCTCCTAGTCCAAGCGAGCCAACCCTTCGAGAATATTTGCACTGGTAAGCACATCTTCCATGCCCTGCCGCTGCTGCTCTATTTCTGTATCTTTTATCCATCCATCTATCTATTTCTTTCTCCAGTATATCTGCTTAAGCTAACTTGCCTTCCATCACTATCGTTATGTGGGTCGCTGCTACTGTAGGTTGGTCACAGATATCCCTGCAACGACCGAAGCAAGCTTTGGTAAGATGTGGTCAACCAGAAGAGACCAATCTTAATCACTAGAAGAAATGTAGTAATTAATGAGATGGATGCATGAAAGGAAGGATATTTTTTTTATGGGGTGCAGGGCAGGAGATCGTGTGCTATGAGAGGCCACGGCCGCAGCTAGGGATTCACCGATACGTGGTGGTTCTGTTCCAGCAGCTGGGGCGGGAGACGGTGTACGCCCCTGGGTGGCGCCAAAACTTCAACACCAGGGACTTCGCCGAGCTCTACAATTTGGGTTCCCCCGTCGCCGCTCTCTACTTCAACTGCCAAAGAGAGTCCGGTTCTGGCGGCAGAAGGATGCTATGGTGAGGCCTGCAACTCTCACACTTCTTCTCCCTTCCCTCTCTAGCAACAGGAAAAGCAAAAAGCAGAAAACAAATGTTGTACCATATATGATTCTTGCATTCCCACCTCATCCATGGCCGATGATGATGTTTGTTCTCTTGCCTCGTGCAATTCCTAGTTGTGTCCATCTTGATTTCTAGCAAAGATAAACAAACCATCATCAAGGATCATTGAACCACAAGGCTTTTGATAACAACAGTAGGAGAACAAGCCAACCACTGCTGGCATTTGCAAAAGCTTTTCTTGGAGGTCCAGAATGATGGAACTCTCACGGCAGCTGACATACTGACTGCCGTTCAAAAGCACTTTCAAAAAATCAATCAACCCCAACAGTCAGTATACGATATCCAAACTTCTTTCAAAAGAACCACTGAAGTTTCGACTTATAAATTCCCTCAAATTAAGAAAACGAAGTTTTAAAATATGTATAAGAATCTTAAGTTTAGATGTCGAGAAAAACTAATACATTCGATTATATGTAATCAATAGTACTTGCAGCATGCTTCCAGATCCATCTTCTAATAGGCTACAATGACACCATGCAATCTATTGATTGTAGCTGCATCAACCCCCAGCCTAAACAAAGACCAAAAGTAGAAGTTAAGAATATCCACCAGATGTAGCTTTGAAACAATGCAAATGGCAATAATAGTGGCACTTTCTTGCTTCTTTCCAGTTGAAAACATCAACCTCAAAAGAATTAATTACACTAACATTCTTGCGTACATAACAAGTCAATGTAACAAGGCGCAGAATTAATTATCTCTAGTTCGGTAAAAAAAAGAAAGTACCATGTCCTGCTACTCCTGGGATATACAATTATACAAACAAAGCTGCACAAAAAGGGAAAACGACAAAGCAAAACAGCAAGGTCACTACTCTCTCCatttaaacaaataaaaagaaattaagCAGTTAATTGTATCAGGGTTAATAAGGATGTCTTTCTCTACAATGACATTTGATCATGGAGCTTAGCGCTTAAATGATATGAACCAGAAGTTATGTC contains:
- the LOC135651861 gene encoding protein VERNALIZATION 3-like, which codes for MSRERDPLVVGRVIGDVIDPFVRTTTLGVSYGSRKVTNGREFKPSQVVNQPRVEVGGHDLRSLYTLVMVDPDAPSPSEPNLREYLQWLVTDIPGTTGATFGQEVISYESPRPTLGIHRFVFVLFLQLGRQTVYTPGWRQNFNTRDFAELYNLGSPVAAVYFDCQRESGSGGRRMYPM
- the LOC135584722 gene encoding protein VERNALIZATION 3-like, giving the protein MQRDSLTVGRVIGDVLDPFTRSVPLRVTYNSREVTNGCEFKPSAVVEQPRVEVGGTDLRIFYTLIMVDPDAPSPSEPTLREYLHWLVTDIPATTEASFGQEIVCYERPRPQLGIHRYVVVLFQQLGRETVYAPGWRQNFNTRDFAELYNLGSPVAALYFNCQRESGSGGRRMLW